The sequence below is a genomic window from Lytechinus pictus isolate F3 Inbred chromosome 6, Lp3.0, whole genome shotgun sequence.
ctatgatgtcacagatgaacaactctccccttttggacactgaaaatataccccaaaacatccctttttgctcattctaatcatatgacaaacgattcatcaatgatataatgttgtgaaacctctgtacttgtcctctcatagaGAGAACatctcaccttgtgatagactctataaaaatgagattataaatgaaataagtactaaagtaatgagggagttgtacgtgtgtgacatcacagatcttggtcgcattgccaatgggaggatctacatggcatacatatatatatatattcaaatgctcataactttcttattattcactcaatcttcctcaaactttcaacaataattttctttgatttttatctttgatatggattcagctggtttcaagggtttcattctcctttaagcattTTATTCATGGTAACTTGTACTGTTTTATTGATGAGAGCAGGCTTGaatgtagtctgcaggcacagacccgtAGTTTTACTGCATAatacagagtctgaagtagtgagactataTTTATAATGCACTAGCTGTCTTTGGAGTCTAGTCGTCACTCTAGATCTGTTATTCGTTGAAGTGTTAAATATGattctgtgcttgcagacttgTTTGAAGCTGATCTGAACGTTTTATCCAGCGTATGCCTGGAATTGCCAACATAGGTATGATCCGATTTCCGTAGTGGCACCCCTAGCAGCAATCTTTTAGAATTATTTCTCCCATAGAAAATACGATcatgttaatattttttattgttaaatatttgtCATGTAATGTGTATGTTCTTTGTTATTTTGCATTTGACAGAGTTGCAGAcacaataaattaaataaaataattagctatgttatcatattattattttcttttttcaaatcaagatTTCGATTCTGCTCTTGGCAACGCCAATAATATCAATAAGCCCTAGCTCCGCCCCaacttctccccccccccccccccccctccgttcCAAACATATACCGTCTCAAAATTTAATGCGCCATCGCCTCTTTTGCCATCCGCtgtaatatatcaataaaaccTATCACGGGGTAAGCTATCACGCGAAGTGGAAAAAGGGATTTTACAGGAATAGCATCGGTATTTACAAATGGTTGTTATGTGTTTTGTTCATGGTTGGCCAACAGCTACCACCAGAGGGCGACATGAATAAAAGATGAGACAGTCGTCGGTATATTAAATCAAAGCTGACCATGCTTTCTGACTCGTGAAAGAGTGACAGTCTTGCATGAACAACCCGAAGCTATATCAGTGCATATATGGAGCATGAAAAGTcaccaataagccagttcgtagttcctttctgcgcataatcaaaagattctacgcatgatcagaggaaggtcatttgtactaaagtgacatggtggtttaaaatctcatgagataagcaccaactttgatatcttgattattcatatattcttttgaattgtggttttcatttacatccacaaaaaacaacaacgcgtccacgaacgactggttttcacagtttgtcaagtacattgtgcaacatgctatgatttgcattcaaagtaggaatgcaacaaataccttcataaagtgttaattggtgtgctattctagtcacctggtctattcaatttcttcatcctgctatgtaaggcaagcttacgtaatattttgctctgaaatctgcctatcataatgaaagaaatgaaaggtcatttgaccaaaattgtccataagtaactacgaactggtctatagagagagagagagagaggaagagagaaatggagagagggagagagagagagagagagagagagagagggagagggagagtgTGAGTGTGAGAAGAAAATAATtctttaaacataattattcacCTTTAATCTCGCTTTGTGaagaataattttttaatcatggTTATCAATGAACTATTGTATGTATGTAAAGTCACCAcagaaatctaaaaaaaataactctTTAAACATAAAATCGCAGGTTGTGAACAatgattttgatgtttttttttattattattcataatatcATTCATATGTCATGTAGGTCTACGAGTTGAGATGTTAAGTAAGAGCAAATAGGATCATCCCGCTATAGTTTTTGAGAAAAGAGCGAGCGAAGAGTGCCAGCGGAAAATGAACCCTCTTTCAAGAAAATGCCCTCTTCTCACACAAAAAGAGCACAtcctttaaaatatttgataaagtCCTAATTTGTGATAATgccttcatttatttatatggATTACGTCAATATccattttgaaagtttaatttTACCTTTCAATCTTCGCCCTTTTAACTCTAATGACTGTAGGCAtaaatgtcatttattttaCCATTATTTTCACATGCTGATATTGTCTTATTGTTGTGAGAATTTCCGTTTTTAGTTTCATTCAAATTCAGGAAAAAGgacattattttcatgattgtttcgaccgttcttttttttttcttaggcTTCTAGCTGATCGCGCACATCTACTTGCGTTAGCATCGTAGCATCCATGAAACCAACCATATCGGTGAAACGACACTGGCTCCTGCGACattttgctccggtcttaatatctcggAGGGCATAGGGTTGGAGATAGGATTGAAATAAGAGTTTATGGTTCAGAATAATGGAAAGATAACACTTACGGTTTATGCCGTTTTGGAGGTgggattttatttttagattttccatcggagcaattgtcgccggagcaaatgtcatggaacctctAAGTCACATCgcctctttgtgaaacaccctcgCACACCCCATCTGGTTCCTTGCCAGCAGTTGGTGTTGAATTGCATAAATATCAACAAATCAACAGTCTCAAAAGTATAATTCAAAtagtttaaaatatttattgaataaatacaCGTGACAGTTTTCATCATATTACAAGGAcacgataaaaaaatattttacaactAAAATTCTGTTATTAGCTCAAATGATTATCCAGGTGGGCCAGCCATAGCAAAGTTGCTTGAGCCAAATGCATCTATCACCATGTTTACACACGACTCGGCTCGAGTGTTGAATCCTCAAGCAGGGTCGAACGCTGCGAAGACGGCAACTGCGATTGCGTTTATACTGAAACAAATAAAGGCGAGTTCGACACGGCCCGCGGATCACGAACGGAACTAGAATAGAACTCACAAATATGCCGTGTTTGACCTCGGCCAAGCGGGTTCGACACAGCTTTCTGGTTTACACACGAAAAAATAAGCGAGTCTGACTCGGCTCGCGGGTTAAAACCTACGATTTTAGCGGATCAAAAAAGCCGTGTTCGATACGGCTCGCGGATCACACTGATCGCGTTTACACAGCATAAAGTTGCCGTGTTGAGCACAGCTCGCGTGTCGAACCGCCGAGCCGAGTCAttgtgtaaacacggtataagtgAGAAGGCGGGCATGCACATAATTTAAATTTCTAGAATGTTATGCCTCATGTaactaagggccttttcacacgtgaatcttgaatcatcattgtattgatgattgcaattcgtctttagaatcatcggacctttcacacgctcactcgaaaactttgattttaattcgaattcccgagcgaaggcggtatgtgtccttggtgacttgtcaatcaaagcactgcatcgataCGGCGAGTGCATGACAatattgtattatctacggaagtgcttgaaaggacaCGTAAGCTCCTCCCCCAAAAGATATTTTGGAGTTTAAGCCTTTCACacgtaaaattcgtaccgtaatttgagcgAAACTtgactggaattcacctccggggTAGAACTTGAATTCGttattgtgattagcgttcgtatTTCTAGCTTGGTTTCAcgcgtgctaaaaattcgtcattagccttatttttaactagaatcatcattcaatttaagatttttttttcttatcgtGTGAAAAGGTGGTAACTAAAATATAGGCTTAGTATCATGACCGAAAAACTATTTAGCCATAGTCATCAAGGAGTTTTCCCTTAATCACAGCGCACGATGGATTCAAGaatataaacaatttattgtcaaaataggcctataatgcATTCCCTTCATGTCCAAGCACAAccaagtctttgtcgaaaattctATATtctatattcttttgaattgtgtttttcactacacccccccccccccccaattaaaaaaaaaacagcatcaATGCGTCCTCTAGCGACTGGCATTTCATAGTTGGCTAAGTACATTGCTATAACAACATGCTAATACAATCAAATTAGAAATGCAACATATACCTACATATAGtgtcattggtgtgctattgtAGTaaccgtaacacaaaggtcagcgattaatcgtatgcttgattttcacgtaacacaaaggttagcgattaatcgtatgcttgattttcacgattgattgtacattgtagtcaatgcaatcaatagttagaaaatgttctacgatcattgctaagctttgtgctaCGGGTCCCTGGTCTATGAAATTTCtacatcctgctatgtaaggcgtGCTTgtataatatcttgctttgaaatctgcctgtcataatgaattaaagaaataaaaggtaATTTGACCGAAATtgcccatgaagtaactacgaactggtctacaCGACGCGTACTGATTTCTTGAATCCATCGTGTGCCGGGGAGCAAAACATCTGTATTGTTACAAGGCCTGGAaatcaggggggcgtttcatcaatattttcgtccgacaagttgtcagatctgacaactttcctggattctgattggttgagaagcactgttactatagttactgtcggataaaacaggacttgtcggataaaacgtccgacaagtcctttcatgaaacgctcccctgaaatCTTTAATCTGAAGATATCACCTTGACGATCGACAAGCTAGAGCACATGACAAACATGGTATATATACAACAGTCTGagacctcggtcacatttgttctacggcggccgtacggcgagtcgaaaacaaccGGGTTTTTTTGTTACCATCTACATACCGGTggcttgaataaaaatgaataaaacggctgttttcaactcgccgtacggccgccgtagagcaaatgtgaccaggaTATTAGGAACCGACTAATAATTGACGATGTGGAAACAAGAAAGAGCAATATAGATAATAACAATAGAGATAACAATATAGACAGATCGTTCAGCATGTTAGAACTATCCTTGTTAATACACTTTTTAAAGCTGGTTCCATTGCAATTACGGATGCACAGAGGATGTTTAACGGAAatgaatcttgccatccgtaaGGAAACGTTATGTTTCCGTTATCATGGTTATGTACTCTTACATACgcgtttcatacgctctataaaTCCATCGAGCagccgtccactgtgatttcattgttcgcccattttgcTTGTgcgctgtatccgttatgaatacgttttgtgtccgtcggccagtgagaccaggggggtgttccacaaagatttaagtatgacttagagtcgcactttaatgcctagttgcgtgcgGTAAAAAAAGGCgagaccgcattggtcagatcatgcaaagaggacTCGCACTACTGCTTATTGATAAattagattgcgcgttgcatttgAGATACGCATCGGcttttaagtgcgacttaagtcatacttaaatcctTGTGAAACACCCCAGGCCTCTATTAGCTCCATAGTTGGCGTTGTACCTAGAGAATTTACAGGAGACCTAATATGAATTCAGAAGTCCGCTGTGTCATGGAAATTAAGGAGATTCATTTTTGTGACTTTTGGTTTATTGGTTGACTGTTGGATATTAGGGAGTTTTCGCAAGAACACAATTAATGCATTGAAAATACCGTCAAACAACTTAATATTGGTAAACCGGAATAGCAATGTCGTCCTTAGTTCCGGAGCTGACAACAAATTACAAAGATGTTGTTTGTCCAGAATTTAAGACGAAACTGTTGTTTTGATTCACGAATTTTCGACAACagcctcccagctgttcattgtcgtTAAGACGGgcattttaaataatttaactGTATATTGTAATCCATCTTGCGTAGCGGGATCGAGCGAAAACTTCCCAATCAGTTTGGTGACTTTTGGTTGATTCGTTGACTGATGAATATTGGTATGAAGGTGTCCAGAATTATTCAGCCACTGACTGTACAGGAATGGCTGTCATCTGTGTATTGTTCTTATCTTCATAGGAGGCCGCTGAATTGTTTAAGTTTGGAGATTCCACGAACCCTTCGAAGAGCGCCCCAAACGACGACATCGAGCCAGTGAACAGCTCTTTGATGGCTACTCGGAACTGTGGGTATTGGATGGTGTAGATGAAAGGGTTTGCGCAGGAGTTGCAGAAGGCTAACAATGTCAGGATGCGATTAAGATCACCGTAAAGGTACGTGTAATCTATCACCCCGACGTTAAACAGGAAGTACCCTATGCTGTTGGGTCCCCAACAGACTATGAAGATGATTATCACTATCAGGAGAAGCTTTATCACACGGTTCTTGGCTTTAAGGAGGCGGTAAGAGGAGGTTGAGCGAGCCCCACTTTCGACGCCACCTTTCCCGAAGAATAGAGCTTGTCGATAGAGGGCGTGAGCGGTGATTGCTTGTGTGCCCAGCATGATGAGCGACGGGAACAGGAAATGGAGAAGAAAGGACGTAACTCCGGCAACCTCTGCAGCTAGCTCGGACGAGTAAGAGTAAATGCAGGATTGTGTGTTTGGGTCTACGGATATAGAAAGTGGGATGAAGCTATCTGCGACAATGGCTGCCAGCCAGATCAGCAATATGGCGAGGACAACGTGATGCTTTCGCAGAATGCGGTTGAACTTGATGGGAAACAAGACTGCAACGAAGCGCTCTATGGATATGGTTGTCAGGGTAAATATGGACACACTGACAGAGAGCCACATGAAGAAGGATGTATAGAGGATCCGGCAGTATAGCTCTCCAACCCAGGTGGAGGGTACGATGTTAGCTTCTGGGATGGGGATGATCAGCACGGAGGTCAGTAAATCAGCAAAGGCCAGAGCTCCGATTAGAGTGTCCGTAGATCTACTGACAGACCTTCGTTTAAACAAGACGATTATCACCAGAAGGTTTCCGATGATTCCCAAGATTCCCAGGACTAACTGAAGGACCATGTTCCATGTCCAAACCACTGGTGCCCAGGACAAACGGTCAGTACCCATAGTCGTGACCTCTATTTCCTCCGTGGAACCAATACTGGAACCTGAGGTATTGAAGGTCACAGTTTCAGAGACATCACCTGGTGTAGGATACAGTGTGGTCTGTGTATCTTCTAATGGACCGATGCTGCTAAATGATACATCTGTGGTAGTTGCATCAAGAGTCGAAGTCACATTCTCACCCACTGTTCCTCCAAGGAACATCGTCGAGAGGATGAGTAGTGCATACATTACGATTGCAGAGTGCGGCGCCATCATATCCAGGACAATCTGGGGACAGAAAGGAAATAAGAGTTGGAATGTTAGACTGTAAACGTCCGGAAGGTATTAATACGTTTGATACTTAggggcatattttttttaacaaacaagtgctcaccaagttaccaataatgcatatagcatttccatttatttgaaagcaggattaAAGAGCATTGTACAATAAGACAAGTccgccccaacaaaaagttgatttgcataaaaagagaaaaatccaaaaacaataacactgaaaatttcattgaaatcggatgtaaatttagaaagttatgacattttaaagtttcccttaatttcacaaaacagttctattcacatcctggtcggtatgctaatgaggagactgatgacgtcattcactcactatttc
It includes:
- the LOC129263032 gene encoding allatostatin-A receptor-like, coding for MMAPHSAIVMYALLILSTMFLGGTVGENVTSTLDATTTDVSFSSIGPLEDTQTTLYPTPGDVSETVTFNTSGSSIGSTEEIEVTTMGTDRLSWAPVVWTWNMVLQLVLGILGIIGNLLVIIVLFKRRSVSRSTDTLIGALAFADLLTSVLIIPIPEANIVPSTWVGELYCRILYTSFFMWLSVSVSIFTLTTISIERFVAVLFPIKFNRILRKHHVVLAILLIWLAAIVADSFIPLSISVDPNTQSCIYSYSSELAAEVAGVTSFLLHFLFPSLIMLGTQAITAHALYRQALFFGKGGVESGARSTSSYRLLKAKNRVIKLLLIVIIIFIVCWGPNSIGYFLFNVGVIDYTYLYGDLNRILTLLAFCNSCANPFIYTIQYPQFRVAIKELFTGSMSSFGALFEGFVESPNLNNSAASYEDKNNTQMTAIPVQSVAE